The Pongo pygmaeus isolate AG05252 chromosome 11, NHGRI_mPonPyg2-v2.0_pri, whole genome shotgun sequence genome includes a region encoding these proteins:
- the CCDC115 gene encoding coiled-coil domain-containing protein 115, with protein sequence MAALDLRAELDSLLLQLLGDLEELEGKRAVLNARVEEGWLSLAKSRYAMGAKSVGPLQYASYMEPQVCLHASEAQEGLQKFKVVRAGVHAPEEVGPREAALRRRKGPTKTPEPESSEAPQDPLNWFGILVPHSLRQAQASFRDGLQLAADIASLQNRIDWGRSQLRGLQEKLKQLEPGAA encoded by the exons ATGGCGGCGCTTGACCTGCGAGCGGAGCTGGATTCGCTGCTCTTGCAGCTGCTTGGGGACCTGGAGGAGCTGGAGGGGAAACGAGCGGTGCTGAACGCCCGGGTGGAAGAG GGCTGGCTCTCGCTCGCCAAGTCCCGCTACGCGATGGGCGCCAAGTCGGTGGGGCCCCTGCAGTATGCTTCCTACATGGAGCCCCAGGTCTGCCTCCACGCCAG CGAGGCCCAGGAGGGACTCCAGAAGTTCAAGGTGGTGAGAGCTGGTGTCCACGCCCCAGAGGAGGTGGGGCCTCGCGAAGCAG CTCTGCGGAGGCGCAAGGGCCCCACTAAGACCCCAGAACCGGAGTCCTCTGAGGCCCCTCAGGACCCCCTGAACTGGTTTGGAATCCTAGTTCCTCACAGTCTACGTCAGGCTCAAGCAAGCTTCCGGGATG gCCTGCAGCTGGCCGCAGACAtagccagcctccagaaccgcaTTGACTGGGGTCGAAGCCAGCTCCGGGGACTCCAAGAAAAACTCAAGCAGCTGGAGCCTGGGGCTGCCTGA